Below is a genomic region from Drosophila albomicans strain 15112-1751.03 chromosome 2R, ASM965048v2, whole genome shotgun sequence.
CGCCTTTGTTGGTTTCTTCTCCACCTTCTTAACGGGCTTGACCAGAGCATCGCGCTGGCTCTTGAGTGCCTTCACGATCTTCTGCTCCTCAATCAGGAAAGCGCGCACAATACGCTCACGCAGGCAACCGTGGCACAAGACACCACCGTATGTGCGGGACACGGTCTTGTGGCGCTTGGACAGACGTGGGCGCTCGCTGGGGCGGGAGGGGGTGATACCCTTAAGCTTCTCCTTGCACTGACCGCAGC
It encodes:
- the LOC117575770 gene encoding 60S ribosomal protein L34, whose amino-acid sequence is MVQRLTLRRRLSYNTRSNKRRIVRTPGGRLVYQYVKKNKTVPRCGQCKEKLKGITPSRPSERPRLSKRHKTVSRTYGGVLCHGCLRERIVRAFLIEEQKIVKALKSQRDALVKPVKKVEKKPTKAAPTKKPAGKTGGKSAVKTASKKPAPKGGVNKSKK